The sequence AATTATAATAAACTCTCTCATGCCTCTTGGCAAAGAGTATATTGATTTAGTCCAAAAAGCTTTCATTGAAAGATGGATAGATGTTTATGAAAACAAAAATAAAACCTCAGGTGCATATTCCACCTCCTGTTATGATGTGCATCCGTACATACTCCTTAATTATCACGGAAAGTTAGAAGATGTTTTTACTCTTGTACACGAACTAGGTCACGCGATTCACAGCGCCCTGTCAAACAAAAATCAACCATACTCAAAATCTTCCTATAGTATTATCTCTGCAGAAATTGCATCTATTACAAATGAAATGTTACTTCTGGAATATCTATTAAAAAATGCTTTAGATGAAACTGAGAAAAAATTTTTCTTAAATAAATTTTTAGAAAATACCAGGACCACTTTATATAGACAAATACAGTTTGCAGAGTTTGAAATGAAATTATCTGAACTAGTAGATAATTCTCAACCTTTAACCGCACAAAGTCTTAATAGTATATATGACAATTTAAATAGAGAATATTATGGCGAATTGTTTGAAACTGATGAATACTCTGGAGTTGAATGGTCAAGAATACCTCATTTTTATAGTCCATTTTATGTATATAAATATGCAACAGGCTTTTCTTGCGCAAATTATTTTGCACAAAGGATTTTAAATAAAGATATAACAAGTTATATAAAGTTTTTAAAATCTGGCGGATCAAATTTTCCTTTAGAATTATTAAAATCTACAGGATTAGAACTTGAAAGCCTTGAATCGGTAGAATTTACAATAAAGAAATTTAAAGAGAGGCTTAAAGAAATTTATATTTAATTAATTAAATAATATAAGTATGTAATATATTAGGTAATATAAAATAAAAATATTGTTCAGAACCAAACAAACAACTTTTCTCGTGCTATTTATTTATTAATTAAAAAACTAAATTGATTTTTTAAGCAATTCTATACTTTTTTATCCCTTCTTCATAGAGATTTTTACCCTTTGTATCTATTACGACAATCACCGGAAAATTTTTTACCTCAAGTCTTCTTATAGCCTCAGGACCAAGATCCTCAAAAGCAATAATTTCAGATTTAACAATACATTTAGAAATAAGGGCACCAACGCCGCCAGTTGCAGCAAAATATATTGCTTTATTTTTAATAATAGATTGTATGACCTCGTTAGATCTATTCCCCTTGCCTATCATCCCCTTTAAACCTAAATCAAGTAAACGAGGAGTATACTTGTCCATCCTATAACTTGTAGTAGGACCTGCAGATCCTATCACATAACCAGGCCTTGCAGGAGTAGGTCCAACATAATATATGAAGCTGCCATTAATTTCAAAGGGCAAATCTTTCCCACTATCAAGCGCTTCTATCATTCTTTTATGTGCTGAATCCCTTGCTGTATATATAATACCGTTTAGATACACCCTATCACCAATGTTTAAACTTTCTAAAATATTATCCTTTACTGGAACATTTAAATTAAATTCCATACTAACGCACCTTCTCTTTCAAAAAAGCTCCAGCTTTTTTGTCAACTTTCATTATATGATTAACCAACCAATCTACTAGGTTTTTACTTAATTTCATCGTAAGAGAAATTGATGGGCCATTTTGCTCAAAATCTTTTTTTAACTCTCCTACATAACTAACAAAATATTTGTGTTGTTCAATTTGCTCATTTAAACCCGGATAATTATATTGTTTCATATATTTTTCCTCAGAATTAAAGTGTTCTACAACGTAATCTGACAAAAAGTTTAATGTCTCACCTATTTCTTGTTTCCCTTTACCAGGATTACAAGCATCTAAAAGCTTATTTACTCTGTTTATAAGTTCTTTGTGTTGATCGCCAATTTCTTTAAATCCAGAACTTAAATCATCGCTCCACTGAACTAATGGCATAATGTCACCTCTTAATATTAATAATCAAAATTATATTTTATATTCCTAAAATTAAAAAAATCAAACAAGTAAAAGGAGCTTATGGTTATTTTAAATCATAAGCTCCCATATGCACAATATAATATTTGCTCTAACCCATTCCAAACTGATTTGGATCTTTTAGTTCTTGTAACTTGCCTTCTAAAAATAACTTTAGAGCTAATTTAACGTCTTTTTCATCGGTAGAATAAATTTTTATATTTTGTGATCTTAATAGGTCAAACGCCTTAGGCCCAATATTCTTTGAGATTATAATATCTACGTTTGCATTTACAACTGTTTGTGCTGCCTGTAAACCTGCACCTTGAGGAGCTTTTAGGTTTTGAACGTTTTCGTATTGTTCCCACGTTTCTCTTTCAGTATCATAAACAAAGAAAAACTTTGATCTTCCAAAGCTCTCGTCCATAATCATCTTCTCATTATCAAAAACCGCAAACGCTATTCTCATTTTTCAACTAATGCTTGCACTCATGGCCTTTGCCATGCTCATGATCACAAGAGTTTTTACCTATAACCAATCTATTATTTAAATAAGCATCTACCACTTCTCTTAAAGTTCCACCAGATACACCCGTAATTACCTCGATACCATTTTGTCTCATTAAATTTTGAGCCATAGGGCCCATCCCGCCTGTCAAAACTACGTTAACTTTTTGTTGAGCAAGCCAATTGGGTATCACACCTGGAGCATGCGGGGGTGGTGTAAGATATTCTTCCTTTACAATTTTCCCATCTTCCACATCCACTACTCCAAAAACTTCACAATGACCAAAATGAGCGCATAACTCTCCTTGTGCCATAGGTATAGCAATCCTCATAAAACTTTCTCCTCCTTTATTTCGTTCATTTATAGATAATTTATTAATAATTTTGTCAACTATATCATCCATAATATTCTTTATATTCCCATCATATTTATCTAAAAGATTCCCTTCATCGCTTTCCTCAACAACCTTTGGGTCGATAGGAATTTTACCCAAAAAGTCTATTTTATATTGTTTGGAAAGCTCATCTCCGCCGCCTGACTTAAATATATTATGAACAGCCCCACAATTTGGGCATACAAAACCGCTCATATTTTCAATAACTCCAAGAACGTCAATGCCCACTTGTTTACAAAAAGTTAAAGATTTTCTCACATCTGCAAGAGAAACTTTTTGGGGTGTAGTTACAATTAAAGCTTTACAATCTGGAATTGTTTGTGCAATAGTTAAAGGCTCGTCGCCAGTTCCCGGCGGACTGTCGATTATAAGATAATCTAAATCTCCCCAATCAACATCAGACAAGAACTGTTTTATAATGCCTATTTTTATAGGACCTCTCCATATTATTGCATCGTCTGGATTTTCAAGTAAAAACTGAACAGAAACTACTTTAAGATTTTTACTCCAAAGAACTGGCTTCAACATTTCACCAGATGGATAAATCCTTTGCCAAACTATGCCCATTATTGTGCCTATACTTGGTCCGTGTACATCTACATCCAAAAGGCCAACTTTATATCCTCTATTAGAAAGAAAAACTGCCAAATTAGCAGCAACTGTGCTCTTTCCTACTCCACCTTTGCCGCTCATAACCATAATTTTATTAGGAACTTTTTTTAAAAAATCCTCCATCTTTTTAAGCTTTTCTTCGTTTTTATCCTTATCTACCAAAATCTAATCCTCCATTACGTTATTTTTAAATCTAATACATTTTTTTATTTCTTTTTTCCAACACATTTTACATCCTCTTCTACAAGCTTTATCCGGATCTAAAATCTTATAATTGCCGCCAGATATTACAAAAGGCCTTCCAAACCATATAGACTGAGCAACTTTAACTCTTGCTGATTTTAATATTCTGCAAAAAGTCGGTGCCGATACCTGCATACTTCTTGCTGCTTCCTGAAAATCATAGTTTTCCAGATCTACCAACCTTAAAGCCTCAACTTCTTCATAAGTCAAAACGTTTGCCATCTCAAGGCAAGAAGATTGGCAATCTACAGGCTTGAAGCATTTTATAGCAGGCACACAAAATAGCCTTCTTTCTTTCGGTGGTCTTGCTACTTTTATTCCTCCTAATTTATTATGAAATATATTTCATAATAATACAAAAAAAAATTATGTCAAGTATCAATCAAATCAGTTAAGGAAACTCTCAAAGTATTGTTAGCTGGGATGACCATTTGATAGCCTCCATATATGCCATTATCACATCATCAAAATTTAATTTCAATTGCTCCGATAATTTTAAGAATTTATCTACTTCTGTTTTTTCATAAGAGATAACGAGTTCTAAAACTTGAAAATAGATATTTTTTCCCATCAAAGCATCCTTATACAAGAGTATTAATGAAGTTTGTATGCTTTAACTTTCATATTTTTATTGAATATTGGATGTCTCGCTACAACAACATCCACTTTTTCCCTCCAAAATAAATGGCATTTTCTACTTAAAAAATATTCTAAATTTAATATTTAAAAGTATATAAGGAATAAATAAAAAAAATCAAGTGATAAATTAAAAAAGAAAACAAATTAATATAAATGAAGAATTCCAAACAAAATAAAGGAACCTAAAATAGCAACTGAAATAAGTAACACTATATTTACTTTTTTATACAACCCCACAAGAAAAATTATTAAAAAGATAAAAGAAAGTGGATCTTTTACAGCCATTGGAAAGTAAATAATTGACATTGAAGCTAATAACCCAGTCAACGCAATCAAGAGGCCAAAAATTCCACTCCTAATCCAAGAAAGATGTGATATCCTCTCATAAAATGGAGAAACTATTATCGTAAATACTATTGAGGGCATGAATGTAAACAAAAAAGAAAATAGTGCCGCAGAAAATGACCCGATAAAAAATCCAATAAATGATGTAACACACAGTATTGGCCCAGGTGTTATCTGACTAAGGACTATTGCATCAAGAAAGTTTTCCTGACTTATTATCTTCATAGAGTCTACAAAAGTCTTTTGATATAAAGGCAAAGCAACTTGAGCTCCACCAAAAGCCAAAAAACTTATCTGAGTAATTTTACAATAAAAAGGGATAAGATTAGGCGTTATAATATATGCAGAAATCACGAGCAAAGAAAGAGCAATAATACCTATTATAAATTCAATTTTTGGGATATATAGTTTTTTTTTAGAAATAACGTCACTGAAAATGTTTCTCTCTGGAAGAAAATTTCTGAAAAGTATAGAAATAGAAAAAGAAAGCAAAAAAACTAAAAAGATATTTATTCCTACCATATAACTTATAATACTTAGTAATAGTAATATTCTTCCAAAATTTATATCTATATATTTTTTATAAAAGTTTAGGAAAGCTGAAATGAAAAATGCTACTACAAATGGTTTTAAACCATGGAATAAGAGATCAATAGTAGATATATTAATGGATTTATAAAAATATGCAAGAATAGATATTAAAATTACAGAGGGGAAAACAAGGGCAAGAGCGCCTATTAAACCTGTCAAAAACCCAAACCTTCTATACCCAACATAACCAACCAAATTTATCATAATTGGACCGGGCAAAAGTTGAGTTAGAGCAATACCTTTAAGAAAATCATCTTCTGCAACATATCCCTTTTTTAATACAAATTCTTCTTTTAGATAAGAAATCATAGCAAGCCCCCCAAACACAGTTGAGCCTATAACTAAACAACGAATAATAAATTCAAAATTTAGAGTAATATTTTTAGACAGATTTTGCATCTATGCTTTCTGCTAGACTAATTGTTTAGATGTGTTCAAAAATTCTACAGCTTTTGGATAAAGAAATTTAACATCTTCTAAGGTTGGATTCGATCTCAAATTACAGATCGAATCGTTGTCACACTTATGTCTAAAAGTTTTGGCAAATTTTAGGGCATCAAAAAGCTCCTCAGAAAACTTGTTTTCTTTTACTATTTTTTTATCAAATAGTTCAAAAATCAAATCATGAGTGTACCCAGAAAAATCACCAATATCTAGTATAGCCAATACTGAATTAAACATCGAATAATAAAGTGCGTTCATTATGTAGTGGCTTTCTGCTCCAAAAGAAAGTAGATCTTTTGCCTCATTTAAATAATTCTCAGCAATTTTAAGCCTTTCATATTTATTCATAATTATTTATTTTAACATGATTCTAAAGTTTTGATATAATAATCAAAATAAGAAACTTCTGGAGGAAAGAATGTTTGAACTTGATTGCAGAGGAATGGTTTGCCCAAAACCAGTAGTTCTAACAAAACAAGCTCTCAAAGAACATGATGAAATAATAGTTATAGTTGATAATAAAACTTCAAGAGATAATCTTAACAATCTTGCAAAAGATAAAAACATGCACTTCGAAGTAGAAGAAAAAAACAACTTATA comes from Thermodesulfobium acidiphilum and encodes:
- a CDS encoding HEPN domain-containing protein, whose product is MNKYERLKIAENYLNEAKDLLSFGAESHYIMNALYYSMFNSVLAILDIGDFSGYTHDLIFELFDKKIVKENKFSEELFDALKFAKTFRHKCDNDSICNLRSNPTLEDVKFLYPKAVEFLNTSKQLV
- a CDS encoding iron-sulfur cluster carrier protein MrpORP, with product MVDKDKNEEKLKKMEDFLKKVPNKIMVMSGKGGVGKSTVAANLAVFLSNRGYKVGLLDVDVHGPSIGTIMGIVWQRIYPSGEMLKPVLWSKNLKVVSVQFLLENPDDAIIWRGPIKIGIIKQFLSDVDWGDLDYLIIDSPPGTGDEPLTIAQTIPDCKALIVTTPQKVSLADVRKSLTFCKQVGIDVLGVIENMSGFVCPNCGAVHNIFKSGGGDELSKQYKIDFLGKIPIDPKVVEESDEGNLLDKYDGNIKNIMDDIVDKIINKLSINERNKGGESFMRIAIPMAQGELCAHFGHCEVFGVVDVEDGKIVKEEYLTPPPHAPGVIPNWLAQQKVNVVLTGGMGPMAQNLMRQNGIEVITGVSGGTLREVVDAYLNNRLVIGKNSCDHEHGKGHECKH
- a CDS encoding bacteriohemerythrin, which encodes MPLVQWSDDLSSGFKEIGDQHKELINRVNKLLDACNPGKGKQEIGETLNFLSDYVVEHFNSEEKYMKQYNYPGLNEQIEQHKYFVSYVGELKKDFEQNGPSISLTMKLSKNLVDWLVNHIMKVDKKAGAFLKEKVR
- a CDS encoding NifB/NifX family molybdenum-iron cluster-binding protein translates to MRIAFAVFDNEKMIMDESFGRSKFFFVYDTERETWEQYENVQNLKAPQGAGLQAAQTVVNANVDIIISKNIGPKAFDLLRSQNIKIYSTDEKDVKLALKLFLEGKLQELKDPNQFGMG
- a CDS encoding DUF134 domain-containing protein; translation: MFHNKLGGIKVARPPKERRLFCVPAIKCFKPVDCQSSCLEMANVLTYEEVEALRLVDLENYDFQEAARSMQVSAPTFCRILKSARVKVAQSIWFGRPFVISGGNYKILDPDKACRRGCKMCWKKEIKKCIRFKNNVMED
- a CDS encoding Fe-S-containing hydro-lyase, which translates into the protein MEFNLNVPVKDNILESLNIGDRVYLNGIIYTARDSAHKRMIEALDSGKDLPFEINGSFIYYVGPTPARPGYVIGSAGPTTSYRMDKYTPRLLDLGLKGMIGKGNRSNEVIQSIIKNKAIYFAATGGVGALISKCIVKSEIIAFEDLGPEAIRRLEVKNFPVIVVIDTKGKNLYEEGIKKYRIA
- the chrA gene encoding chromate efflux transporter — protein: MQNLSKNITLNFEFIIRCLVIGSTVFGGLAMISYLKEEFVLKKGYVAEDDFLKGIALTQLLPGPIMINLVGYVGYRRFGFLTGLIGALALVFPSVILISILAYFYKSINISTIDLLFHGLKPFVVAFFISAFLNFYKKYIDINFGRILLLLSIISYMVGINIFLVFLLSFSISILFRNFLPERNIFSDVISKKKLYIPKIEFIIGIIALSLLVISAYIITPNLIPFYCKITQISFLAFGGAQVALPLYQKTFVDSMKIISQENFLDAIVLSQITPGPILCVTSFIGFFIGSFSAALFSFLFTFMPSIVFTIIVSPFYERISHLSWIRSGIFGLLIALTGLLASMSIIYFPMAVKDPLSFIFLIIFLVGLYKKVNIVLLISVAILGSFILFGILHLY